ATGTTGAATAGATCACACCCCATTCCGTAGTATGTGTCCGTAGGATAGGCAATGATACCGCCCTCGTTGAGCGTCTTAAGGATCAACTCAGTGACCTTCTTTCTCGGTCTCTCGGGGTTCCACTCGATGATCATCTCTTGCTCATCCTCGGTGTGTAAAGTCTCGGCCGGGCCGCCTCACTGGGCGCGAAGCCCTGCCGGCCCAAACGGATCTTACTATAGTATAATTCATGAGACGTATTGTGGAATAGATTTTTTTATCCCTTGGTGATATATAAGGAGCATGCCCATAAAGGTTGTCTTTCTCGACTGTGACGGCACCCTGACTACCATAAGGAGCAGTTGGGAGTATCTGCACCGCAGCCTCAATCTCTGGACGGAAAACGCCGACGCGTACCAGGCGCTCTTCCGCGCCGGCAAGATAGACTACTATGAGTTTTGCCGAAGGGACGCCCTTCTCTGGAGGGGCTTGCCGCTGTCCAGGATCCACGAAATGGTGCGCCAGATTCCTTACCGGGAGGGCGTGCGTGATGGTATGGCAACCCTTAAGAGGTTAGGCATCTTTACGGTCATCATATCAACCGGGCTCTCTGTTCTCGTGAACCACGTGAAAGACGATCTGGGTGTGGACATGGCTTTTTCAAACGAACTCACGAATGATGGAAGTTCTCTAACGGGCGAGGCGAAAATATGCGTAGAGTATGATCGTAAGGGGTCTCTCGTGAAAGACGTTCTCAGAGATCTCGGGCGTGCGCCCGGCGAGGCCGCGGCCATTGGTGATGGTGATGGTGACGACGCCATGTTTGAAGAGGTGGCGCTTGCGCTCAATCTTTCGGGTGGTCACCGGTCGCGGGGGTCCGGCCGGGCAAAATCGGTTAGCGGTTTCCTTGATGCGATCTTAGCCATAGAGAACCATGTTTAGCGATCGTCAACTGCGGGGGCTTTTCCTTGTGTTCCTGGTTCTTTGTCTGGCGGCGTGCGCCCCGAGAAAGATTCTTCTCTATGAGGCGCCGAGCTCGACAAGGGCTGACGTTGTGCGCACGGCTCTCGCTATGCAGGGTAAGCCATATAGAAGCGGGGCCAAGGGGCCCGATTTCTTTGACTGCAGCGGGCTCGTGTACTACGCCTATAAACAGTCCGGCATCTTCCTGCCGCTCGGCGCCGAGGATCAGGGCAACGCGTGTTACGAGGTTGCGCCTGACGGTGTGCGACCGGCGGATCTCGTTCTCTTCAAAATAGGAAAAGACTTACACATCGGCATTATGGTGACGAAAAACGAGTTTGTTCACGCCTCCAAGTCCCGGGGCGTGGTCGTAGACCACGTTGATTCTGCCTACTGGCGAAGAAGGCTTGTAGGATACAGAGCCGTGCCTTAAGGCGGGGTGCTATCTTCCTGAGGCGGCGCGCGCAGAGCGCAGGAACTCTCCAAACCCCATCATTTTATAGTGCCTGCCCTTAACGTAAGCGAGCAGCATCTTAAAATCGTCCTTTGACATATAGCCGGGTATTTCAACTATCCTTTTTCCTGTGCTTTCGAGAACGAGCGTTGTGGGCGTGCCGCGCACGCGGTATGCCAGCGCGGTGGCTTCTTGTTTGTCCACGTCGACCGGAACGTACACCGTGTCGTTTTTCAGTGAGTCGGCTATGGTTCTGTCGTTGAGCACATTCTTCTGCATCTGTTCGCAGTAGACGCAGTGCTGGCTGAAGAAATAGGCGACTACGGGCTTGTCTTCCTGCCTTGCTCGCTTTTTTCCCTGGGTGAGGGCGTCTGCGTGGGCGCTCGTATGGCAAAA
This genomic window from Syntrophorhabdaceae bacterium contains:
- a CDS encoding thioredoxin fold domain-containing protein, which encodes MKKPLATTLLVLVFFFCHTSAHADALTQGKKRARQEDKPVVAYFFSQHCVYCEQMQKNVLNDRTIADSLKNDTVYVPVDVDKQEATALAYRVRGTPTTLVLESTGKRIVEIPGYMSKDDFKMLLAYVKGRHYKMMGFGEFLRSARAASGR
- a CDS encoding HAD-IB family phosphatase — its product is MPIKVVFLDCDGTLTTIRSSWEYLHRSLNLWTENADAYQALFRAGKIDYYEFCRRDALLWRGLPLSRIHEMVRQIPYREGVRDGMATLKRLGIFTVIISTGLSVLVNHVKDDLGVDMAFSNELTNDGSSLTGEAKICVEYDRKGSLVKDVLRDLGRAPGEAAAIGDGDGDDAMFEEVALALNLSGGHRSRGSGRAKSVSGFLDAILAIENHV
- a CDS encoding C40 family peptidase; the encoded protein is MFSDRQLRGLFLVFLVLCLAACAPRKILLYEAPSSTRADVVRTALAMQGKPYRSGAKGPDFFDCSGLVYYAYKQSGIFLPLGAEDQGNACYEVAPDGVRPADLVLFKIGKDLHIGIMVTKNEFVHASKSRGVVVDHVDSAYWRRRLVGYRAVP